The following nucleotide sequence is from Cryptosporangium aurantiacum.
GTCGCGCCGGTTTCTCCGGTCGACGCACCGCGTCCGATTCCGACGAGCCCCGCGGTGCCGCCCGCGCCTCCCGTCCCGGCCGGCGCTTCGGGCGGGCTCAGCGCTGTGGGCGGGCCGGGTGCTGCGGGCGCGCCTCGGCCTACCGGACGGCTGGGTCCGTTCCCGCCCGGTGGCCCCGGGCGCCGTCACGGTCAGCCGGTGACGCCGCCCCCGCCGCCGCTGCGGTCGGTCCCCAACCGCCCCGAAGGTCGCAAGGACAGTCCCAACCGATACGACAACGTCACCGGGCTTCGCCCACGAGGAGGTGCCTGATGCAGAGGCGAGCGGAGAACATCACCCGCCTCGCGCCCCAGCGGTCTTTGGCGACGCTGGGACCAGCAGACCGGATCCTGGTCGTCGGCGGTGGCCCCGCCGGCACCGCGGCCGGTGAGGAGCTGCGGCGACTCGGTTTCCGCGGCCAGATCCAGCTGCTCTGCGCCGATCCGGGGGGTTCCTACGACCGCCCGGCCTGCTCCAAGGGCCTGATCACCGGTGCCCAGCGCCCCAAGGACGCCCGCATCGGCGTCACCGACAAGCGCTGGGAGATCGACTGGCGTCTCGGCCGCACGGCGGTCGCCTGTGACATGAACGAGCGGGTCGTCTGGGCCCAGACCGGCGAGGGTTTCCGGTTCGACGGTCTGGTGATCGCGAACGGTGCCCGCCCGATGCTCAACAGCATGTGGTCCGGTGCCGCGGTGCCGCACATCGTCCACGACATCAACGACGCCTGGGAGATCCGGCGCGGGCTGCGCAACGCGAACCGCGTCGCGGTCGTCGGCGGCGGTTTCACCGGCTGCGAGCTGGCCTGCAGCATCCGGGGCATGGGCAAGGACGTCACGCTGATCCACCCGCGTGACGTCGTGATGAACGGCGTCCTGGACGGCGTCGCCTCGAAGCTGATGACCGACGAGCACGCCGAGGACGGCGTCGACCTGCGGCTCGGCCGCCGGGTCAAGGCCGCCGACCGGATCGGCGAGAAGTGGACGCTGACGCTCGACGACGGCAGCCGGGTGCACGCCGACATGGTCGTGATGACCGCGGGCGAGAAACCGGACACTGCCTGGCTGGCCGGTACCGGCATCGACATCTCCGACGGTGTGGTCTGCGACGACGCCCTGCGCGTGCTCGACGAGGAGGGCACCGTGGTGCCGGGCGTCGTGGCCGCCGGTGCGCTGGCGAAGTGGCCCAACCGCTGGATGGCCGACAAGAACGGGCGGTGCGGTCAGTGGATCGCGGCGCTGGAGCAGGGCCAGTCGGCGGCGCGTTCGCTGCTGGCCGGTGACGCTCCGACCGAGCCGGCGATCCTGCTGCCGCGGTACTGGTCGCAGCAGCTCGGCCTGCGGATCCAGGTCTGCGGCGACATCAGCAACGACACCGAGGTGCGGCGGCTCGACCGGCGGCCCGGGCACCGCAAGCCCGCCCGGACCGGCGTCCTGACCTGCCACTATCGCGGCCGGGACCTGGTCGGCGTCGTCGCGATCAACGCTCCGACCGAGTTCGTCACGGTCGCCCGTGAGCTGCTCTACAGCAAGCCGCGGTTCGAGCTCTCGTCGC
It contains:
- a CDS encoding NAD(P)/FAD-dependent oxidoreductase, which codes for MQRRAENITRLAPQRSLATLGPADRILVVGGGPAGTAAGEELRRLGFRGQIQLLCADPGGSYDRPACSKGLITGAQRPKDARIGVTDKRWEIDWRLGRTAVACDMNERVVWAQTGEGFRFDGLVIANGARPMLNSMWSGAAVPHIVHDINDAWEIRRGLRNANRVAVVGGGFTGCELACSIRGMGKDVTLIHPRDVVMNGVLDGVASKLMTDEHAEDGVDLRLGRRVKAADRIGEKWTLTLDDGSRVHADMVVMTAGEKPDTAWLAGTGIDISDGVVCDDALRVLDEEGTVVPGVVAAGALAKWPNRWMADKNGRCGQWIAALEQGQSAARSLLAGDAPTEPAILLPRYWSQQLGLRIQVCGDISNDTEVRRLDRRPGHRKPARTGVLTCHYRGRDLVGVVAINAPTEFVTVARELLYSKPRFELSSPRQPVQVPTTIMSRDRRRLAATG